In one window of Juglans regia cultivar Chandler chromosome 3, Walnut 2.0, whole genome shotgun sequence DNA:
- the LOC108981202 gene encoding probable LRR receptor-like serine/threonine-protein kinase At1g67720, whose translation MASYSQASSVWLFTPVMETRLLLLSLSFFLLLFLDVSSAQMRGFVSFDCGGQENFTDGLGLQWTPDSHLIYGETANISVANETRKQYMTLRHFPADSRKYCYTLNVISRTRYLVRATFLYGNFDSNNVYPKFDISLGATPWSTIVISDASTMEVRELIFLASSPTISVCLSNATTGQPFISTLELRQFNGSIYYTAFEEQYYLSVSARINFGADTEAPIRYPDDPFDRIWESDSLKKANYLVDVAAGTKKVSTKMPIYVNSDENPPEKVMQTAVVGTNGSLTYRLNLDGFPGFGWAYCYFAEIEDLGSDESRKFRLILPGNTDISKAVVNIEENAHGKYRLYEPGFANLSLPFVLSFRFGKTSDSLMGPLLNAMEINKYLEKNGGSLDGTVIGNMVSYYSSADWAQEGGDPCLPVPWSWVQCDSDPRPKITKISLSRKNLTGSVSSDLTKLTGLVELWLDGNSLTGPIPDFSGCMDLKIIHLENNQLTGGLPSSLMNLPNLRELYVQDNMLSGTVPSGLLNKNLVLNYSGNTNLQKGNKKGSHINIIIGSSVGAAVLLIGTIVSCLFMSKGKKRYSEQDQLEHALPVGRLVSSKNDAPTEAAQCFTFYEIEDATRKFEKKIGSGGFGVVFYGKTKDGKEIAVKVLTSNSYQGKREFSNEVTLLSRIHHRNLVQFLGYCQEGDRCMLVYEFMHNGTLKEHLYGPLTHEQSIPWIKRLEVAEDAAKGIEYLHTGCVPAIIHRDLKSSNILLDKHMRAKVSDFGLSKLAVDGASHVSSIVRGTVGYLDPEYYISQQLTDKSDIYSFGVILLELISGQEAISNENFGVNCRNIVQWAKLHIESGDIQGIIDPSLNDEFDIQSMWKIAEKALMCVQPHGHMRPSISEVLKEIQDAITIEKEAMSVREGNSDDISRNSLHSSLNMGLLDMGGADNYLSFDDSIARPSAR comes from the exons ATGGCATCATATTCTCAAGCCTCTTCAGTTTGGCTTTTCACACCCGTAATGGAGACTCGgcttctcctcctctctctctctttcttcctcctccttttcTTGGATGTGTCCTCAGCCCAGATGCGAG GTTTTGTTAGTTTTGACTGTGGAGGTCAAGAAAACTTCACTGATGGCCTCGGCCTTCAGTGGACTCCTGACAGTCACCTTATTTATGGAGAAACAGCTAACATATCTGTTGCAAATGAGACACGCAAGCAATACATGACCCTAAGACACTTTCCAGCTGATTCCAGGAAGTATTGTTACACACTTAATGTCATAAGTAGAACTAGGTACCTTGTAAGAGCAACATTCTTGTATGGTAACTTTGACAGCAACAATGTTTATCCAAAATTTGACATTTCCCTCGGCGCGACTCCTTGGTCTACAATAGTCATTTCAGATGCTAGCACAATGGAAGTCCGAGAGTTGATATTCCTGGCCTCAAGTCCTACTATCAGTGTGTGCTTATCCAATGCTACTACTGGGCAGCCATTTATATCTACTCTTGAGCTTCGACAATTTAATGGTTCAATTTACTACACAGCATTTGAGGAGCAGTATTACCTCAGTGTCTCTGCCAGGATAAACTTTGGTGCTGATACTGAAGCTCCCATCAG GTATCCTGATGACCCTTTCGATAGAATATGGGAGTCAGACTCTCTGAAGAAAGCAAATTACCTTGTTGATGTTGCTGCTGGAACCAAAAAAGTGTCAACCAAAATGCCAATTTATGTTAACAGTGATGAGAACCCACCTGAAAAAGTGATGCAGACTGCTGTAGTTGGTACAAATGGATCATTAACATACCGGTTGAACTTGGATGGCTTTCCTGGTTTTGGATGGGCATACTGCTACTTTGCAGAAATTGAAGATTTGGGTTCAGATGAGTCTCGAAAATTTAGACTGATACTCCCGGGCAACACTGATATCAGCAAGGCTGTAGTCAATATCGAAGAGAATGCTCACGGAAAATATCGTCTTTATGAGCCTGGGTTTGCAAATTTATCTCTTCCCTTTGTACTATCTTTCAGATTTGGGAAAACATCTGATTCTTTGATGGGGCCTCTTTTGAATGCTATGGAGATTAATAAGTATCTGGAGAAAAATGGTGGTTCTTTAGACG GAACAGTTATTGGAAACATGGTTTCATACTACTCATCAGCAGACTGGGCTCAAGAAGGTGGTGACCCGTGTCTACCAGTTCCATGGTCGTGGGTGCAGTGTGACTCAGATCCACGGCCAAAGATTACTAAAAT TTCATTGTCTAGAAAGAACTTGACAGGGAGTGTCTCTTCAGACTTGACAAAGTTGACTGGTTTGGTTGAGTT GTGGCTCGATGGTAATTCACTTACTGGTCCAATACCTGATTTTTCTGGATGCATGGACTTGAAAATCAT TCATCTAGAGAATAATCAGTTGACGGGTGGGCTGCCTTCCTCTTTGATGAATCTACCAAATTTGAGGGAACT GTATGTGCAAGACAATATGTTGTCCGGAACGGTACCCTCAGGACTTCTCAATAAAAACTTGGTTTTGAA CTACTCTGGGAACACCAATCTTCAAAAAGGGAACAAAAAAGGAAGCcacatcaatataattattGGATCATCAGTTGGGGCTGCCGTTCTGCTCATAGGTACTATTGTGTCATGCCTATTCATGAGCAAAGGGAAGAAAAGGTATTCTGAGCAAG aCCAACTTGAACATGCCCTGCCCGTTGGAAGGCTAGTTTCTTCCAAGAATGATGCTCCCACAGAGGCTGCACAGTGCTTCACTTTCTATGAAATTGAAGATGCTAcaagaaaatttgagaagaaaattggttcgggaggatttggagTTGTATTTTATGGCAAAACAAAAGATGGAAAAGAAATTGCAGTTAAAGTTCTAACCAGCAATTCCTATCAGGGAAAGCGAGAATTTTCTAATGAG GTGACTCTTCTTTCAAGGATACATCACCGGAACCTGGTACAGTTTCTTGGGTATTGCCAAGAAGGAGATAGATGCATGCTTGTTTATGAGTTCATGCATAATGGAACTCTCAAGGAACATCTTTATG GCCCTTTAACGCATGAACAAAGTATCCCTTGGATCAAGCGACTTGAAGTTGCTGAGGATGCTGCAAAAG GGATTGAATACCTTCATACAGGCTGTGTTCCAGCCATTATTCATAGAGACTTGAAAAGCAGTAATATTCTTCTTGACAAACACATGAGAGCAAAGGTATCAGATTTTGGTCTTTCTAAACTTGCAGTGGATGGAGCCTCTCATGTGTCAAGCATAGTGCGGGGCACTGTAGGTTATCTGGATCCTGA GTATTATATCTCACAGCAGTTGACGGACAAGAGTGATATCTATAGTTTTGGTGTCATTCTTCTTGAATTGATATCTGGCCAAGAAGCAATATCTAATGAAAACTTTGGTGTTAATTGCCGGAACATAGTCCAGTGG GCAAAGTTACACATCGAGAGTGGGGACATTCAAGGTATCATCGATCCTTCACTTAACGATGAATTTGACATTCAATCAATGTGGAAGATCGCAGAGAAAGCTCTGATGTGTGTCCAACCACACGGACACATGAGACCATCAATTTCAGAAGTTCTCAAGGAGATACAAGATGCAATCACGATTGAGAAGGAAGCAATGTCTGTAAGAGAAGGCAACTCAGATGATATATCAAGGAACTCTCTTCATTCTTCCTTGAATATGGGTCTCTTGGATATGGGTGGTGCTGATAATTACCTTTCATTTGATGATTCCATCGCACGGCCTTCTGCACGATAG